A stretch of Castanea sativa cultivar Marrone di Chiusa Pesio chromosome 2, ASM4071231v1 DNA encodes these proteins:
- the LOC142624534 gene encoding major allergen Pru ar 1-like has product MGVFTYETETTSIIAPAKLFKAFVLDGDNLIPKVAPHAIKSAEIVEGNGGPGTIKKITFGEGSQFKYVKHRIDEIDRVNFIYCYSVIEGDALSEVLEKISYEIKIVASPDGGSILKSTSKYHTKGEHEIKEEQVKAGKEKAAGLFKAIESYLSAHPDAYN; this is encoded by the exons ATGGGTGTTTTCACTTATGAAACTGAGACCACCTCAATCATTGCACCAGCTAAACTATTCAAGGCTTTTGTCCTTGATGGTGACAACCTCATCCCAAAGGTTGCACCTCATGCCATTAAGAGTGCTGAAATCGTTGAAGGAAATGGAGGTCCGGGAACCATCAAGAAGATCACCTTTGGTGAAG GCAGCCAATTCAAGTATGTGAAGCACAGAATTGATGAGATTGACCGCGTAAACTTCATATACTGCTACAGCGTGATTGAGGGTGATGCTTTGAGTGAAGTACTAGAGAAAATCTCATATGAGATCAAAATTGTGGCAAGCCCTGATGGAGGATCCATCTTGAAGAGCACCAGCAAGTACCACACAAAGGGTGAGCATGAGATCAAGGAAGAGCAAGTTAAGGCTGGCAAAGAAAAGGCTGCGGGACTTTTCAAGGCTATTGAGAGCTACCTCTCAGCACATCCTGATGCCTACAACTAA
- the LOC142624535 gene encoding major allergen Pru ar 1-like produces the protein MGVFTYETETTSAIPSAKLFKAFVLDADNLIPKVAPHAIKSAEIIEGNGGPGTIKKITFGEGSQFKYVKHRIDEVDHANFTYCYSVIEGDALSEVLEKISYEIKIVASPDGGSILKSTSKYHTKGEHEIKEEQVKAGKEKAAGLFKAIEAYLVAHPDAYN, from the exons ATGGGTGTTTTCACATACGAGACTGAGACTACCTCTGCTATCCCATCAGCTAAGCTATTCAAGGCTTTTGTCCTTGATGCTGACAATCTCATCCCAAAGGTTGCACCTCATGCCATTAAGAGTGCTGAAATCATTGAAGGAAATGGAGGCCCCGGTACCATTAAGAAGATAACCTTTGGCGAAG GCAGTCAATTCAAGTATGTGAAGCATAGAATTGATGAGGTTGACCACGCAAACTTCACATATTGTTACAGTGTGATTGAGGGTGATGCTTTGAGTGAAGTACTCGAGAAAATCTCATACGAGATCAAGATTGTGGCAAGCCCTGATGGAGGATCCATCTTGAAGAGCACCAGCAAGTACCACACAAAGGGAGAGCATGAGATCAAGGAAGAGCAAGTTAAGGCTGGAAAAGAAAAGGCCGCTGGACTTTTCAAGGCTATTGAGGCCTACCTTGTGGCACACCCTGATGCCTACAACTAA